A single window of Debaryomyces hansenii CBS767 chromosome F complete sequence DNA harbors:
- a CDS encoding DEHA2F26466p (weakly similar to CA0208|IPF19850 Candida albicans IPF19850), with translation MDMSIRIPKTRSRTGCFTCRKRKKKCDELSYPVCQNCQEKNLACQWPSKKHEFHKNMEEVKYIGYEDKIRETNTRQLKRNSSEQHNTYSEDEIQLKKRNEGQKGRKETSFMSIRPFSEAGNLLAINEIENDISSTQATVYNNQFLHEVPIHRSDSTSDTYDNGPSDHENHGSQYARIRHAIDSKSLKPPRTSKLDSIQLQKKRHNYFLERIAMQQDCVDSEEEITDIAPASPFEIDSLIDNDYILNDNDKQDHVERAQSPIPKAETTLNDLHQPGIAFPPQIIISNSNHESNVQSSLLPSKTTNSTRKDGFPN, from the coding sequence ATGGATATGTCCATTAGAATACCCAAGACACGATCCAGGACTGGGTGCTTTACGTGtcgaaaaagaaagaagaagtgTGACGAGCTACTGTATCCGGTATGCCAGAATTGTCAGGAAAAGAATCTAGCTTGCCAATGGCCTCTGAAGAAGCATGAGTTTCATAAGAATATGGAGGAGGTTAAGTATATTGGGTACGAGGATAAAATTAGGGAAACTAATACTCGTCAGTTGAAAAGGAATTCTTCAGAACAGCACAATACGTATAGTGAGGACGAAATACAGCTCAAGAAGCGAAACGAGGGTCAAAAGGGACGCAAAGAGACTAGTTTTATGTCAATAAGGCCGTTCAGTGAAGCTGGTAATTTGCTAGCTATCAacgaaattgaaaatgatatatcATCAACACAAGCCACCGTATATAACAATCAGTTCCTACACGAAGTACCAATTCATCGCAGCGATTCCACTTCTGATACATACGACAATGGACCTAGCGATCATGAAAACCACGGCAGCCAATATGCCCGTATACGACATGCAATAGACTCGAAATCCCTCAAGCCACCCAGAACTTCAAAACTCGACTCGATACAACTACAGAAGAAGAGACACAACTATTTCTTAGAAAGAATCGCCATGCAGCAGGATTGCGTAGATTCGGAAGAAGAGATAACGGATATTGCACCTGCCAGtccatttgaaattgactCGTTGATCGATAATGACTACATTCTAAATGACAACGACAAACAAGACCACGTCGAAAGAGCCCAGTCCCCCATCCCGAAAGCAGAAACAACACTTAATGACCTACATCAGCCAGGGATAGCTTTTCCGCctcaaataattatatcTAATTCCAACCACGAATCCAATGTTCAGAGTTCTTTACTACCACTGAAAACTACAAATTCTACACGTAAAGATGGCTTTCCGAATTGA